From Hyla sarda isolate aHylSar1 chromosome 5, aHylSar1.hap1, whole genome shotgun sequence, a single genomic window includes:
- the LOC130274488 gene encoding uncharacterized protein DDB_G0271670-like isoform X1, with protein MKGLVICLVAAALCVDLALSMKCYHCTEASELGKCNEVKECPQGNSACKTTITNADGKSKISRDCATNCQDPDPAAQSGSGFVSCCSSDLCNSLGIRSQAGGHSGATTSSSNSTSSSSTNMSGVSGSTISSSSGNSTGNSTAGTTSSSTNNSTSSASSPNTVTGITSTSNTSTNSASSPNTVTGITSTSNNSTNSASSPNTVTGITSTSNNSTNSASSPNTVTGITGTTNNSTSGASSPSTVTGITSTNNNSTSNASFPNNVTGTTSSNNNSTSNSSSPNTVTGITSGNINSSSNFSSPNTMTGTTGFTNNSTGNSILLSVITGNTSNSTGSSSGLVSGSSSSTSNNNSSSTSGSSSTATGGSSTHSHSSPHIKDPTIKTIR; from the exons CTCTGTCCATGAAATGTTATCACTGCACGGAGGCGAGTGAACTCGGAAAATGCAACGAGGTAAAGGAGTGTCCACAGGGGAATAGCGCCTGCAAGACCACTATAACCAATGCAG ATGGAAAATCAAAGATCTCCAGAGACTGTGCAACCAACTGTCAAGACCCCGACCCTGCGGCTCAATCCGGCAGCGGTTTCGTATCCTGCTGCTCTTCTGACCTGTGCAACAGCCTTGGCATCCGATCACAGGCAGGCGGGCACAGTGGTGCTACCACTTCTTCCAGTAACTCCACCAGCTCCAGCAGCACCAACATGTCTGGTGTTTCTGGCTCTACCATTAGTAGTTCCTCTGGTAACTCCACCGGTAACTCCACAGCTGGTACTACCAGTTCCTCCACTAATAACTCAACCAGTAGTGCCAGTTCTCCCAATACTGTGACTGGTATCACCAGCACATCCAATACCTCAACCAATAGTGCCAGTTCTCCCAATACTGTGACTGGTATCACCAGCACATCCAATAACTCAACCAATAGTGCCAGTTCTCCCAATACTGTGACTGGTATCACCAGCACATCCAATAACTCAACCAATAGTGCCAGTTCTCCCAATACTGTGACTGGTATCACCGGTACCACCAATAACTCAACCAGTGGTGCCAGTTCCCCCAGTACTGTGACTGGTATCACCAGTACCAACAATAACTCAACCAGTAATGCCAGTTTCCCCAATAATGTGACTGGTACCACCAGTAGCAACAATAACTCAACCAGTAACTCCAGTTCTCCCAATACCGTGACTGGTATCACCAGTGGCAACATTAACTCAAGCAGTAACTTCAGTTCTCCCAATACCATGACTGGCACCACAGGCTTCACCAATAACTCAACTGGTAACTCTATTCTCCTCAGTGTCATTACTGGCAATACCAGCAACTCAACCGGCTCCTCCAGTGGTCTAGTATCTGGCTCCAGCTCTTCCACTAGCAATAATAATAGCAGTTCCACCTCAGGCTCGTCCTCCACCGCTACCGGTGGATCATCCACCCATTCTCATAGCTCACCACATATTAAAGATCCCACAATCAAGACAATCAGATAA
- the LOC130274488 gene encoding uncharacterized protein DDB_G0271670-like isoform X3, translating into MKCYHCTEASELGKCNEVKECPQGNSACKTTITNADGKSKISRDCATNCQDPDPAAQSGSGFVSCCSSDLCNSLGIRSQAGGHSGATTSSSNSTSSSSTNMSGVSGSTISSSSGNSTGNSTAGTTSSSTNNSTSSASSPNTVTGITSTSNTSTNSASSPNTVTGITSTSNNSTNSASSPNTVTGITSTSNNSTNSASSPNTVTGITGTTNNSTSGASSPSTVTGITSTNNNSTSNASFPNNVTGTTSSNNNSTSNSSSPNTVTGITSGNINSSSNFSSPNTMTGTTGFTNNSTGNSILLSVITGNTSNSTGSSSGLVSGSSSSTSNNNSSSTSGSSSTATGGSSTHSHSSPHIKDPTIKTIR; encoded by the exons ATGAAATGTTATCACTGCACGGAGGCGAGTGAACTCGGAAAATGCAACGAGGTAAAGGAGTGTCCACAGGGGAATAGCGCCTGCAAGACCACTATAACCAATGCAG ATGGAAAATCAAAGATCTCCAGAGACTGTGCAACCAACTGTCAAGACCCCGACCCTGCGGCTCAATCCGGCAGCGGTTTCGTATCCTGCTGCTCTTCTGACCTGTGCAACAGCCTTGGCATCCGATCACAGGCAGGCGGGCACAGTGGTGCTACCACTTCTTCCAGTAACTCCACCAGCTCCAGCAGCACCAACATGTCTGGTGTTTCTGGCTCTACCATTAGTAGTTCCTCTGGTAACTCCACCGGTAACTCCACAGCTGGTACTACCAGTTCCTCCACTAATAACTCAACCAGTAGTGCCAGTTCTCCCAATACTGTGACTGGTATCACCAGCACATCCAATACCTCAACCAATAGTGCCAGTTCTCCCAATACTGTGACTGGTATCACCAGCACATCCAATAACTCAACCAATAGTGCCAGTTCTCCCAATACTGTGACTGGTATCACCAGCACATCCAATAACTCAACCAATAGTGCCAGTTCTCCCAATACTGTGACTGGTATCACCGGTACCACCAATAACTCAACCAGTGGTGCCAGTTCCCCCAGTACTGTGACTGGTATCACCAGTACCAACAATAACTCAACCAGTAATGCCAGTTTCCCCAATAATGTGACTGGTACCACCAGTAGCAACAATAACTCAACCAGTAACTCCAGTTCTCCCAATACCGTGACTGGTATCACCAGTGGCAACATTAACTCAAGCAGTAACTTCAGTTCTCCCAATACCATGACTGGCACCACAGGCTTCACCAATAACTCAACTGGTAACTCTATTCTCCTCAGTGTCATTACTGGCAATACCAGCAACTCAACCGGCTCCTCCAGTGGTCTAGTATCTGGCTCCAGCTCTTCCACTAGCAATAATAATAGCAGTTCCACCTCAGGCTCGTCCTCCACCGCTACCGGTGGATCATCCACCCATTCTCATAGCTCACCACATATTAAAGATCCCACAATCAAGACAATCAGATAA
- the LOC130274488 gene encoding uncharacterized protein DDB_G0271670-like isoform X2 — protein MDVHIYIYTHILWAPLLIVHVCEFPLYALYCLYYFLVPALSMKCYHCTEASELGKCNEVKECPQGNSACKTTITNADGKSKISRDCATNCQDPDPAAQSGSGFVSCCSSDLCNSLGIRSQAGGHSGATTSSSNSTSSSSTNMSGVSGSTISSSSGNSTGNSTAGTTSSSTNNSTSSASSPNTVTGITSTSNTSTNSASSPNTVTGITSTSNNSTNSASSPNTVTGITSTSNNSTNSASSPNTVTGITGTTNNSTSGASSPSTVTGITSTNNNSTSNASFPNNVTGTTSSNNNSTSNSSSPNTVTGITSGNINSSSNFSSPNTMTGTTGFTNNSTGNSILLSVITGNTSNSTGSSSGLVSGSSSSTSNNNSSSTSGSSSTATGGSSTHSHSSPHIKDPTIKTIR, from the exons CTCTGTCCATGAAATGTTATCACTGCACGGAGGCGAGTGAACTCGGAAAATGCAACGAGGTAAAGGAGTGTCCACAGGGGAATAGCGCCTGCAAGACCACTATAACCAATGCAG ATGGAAAATCAAAGATCTCCAGAGACTGTGCAACCAACTGTCAAGACCCCGACCCTGCGGCTCAATCCGGCAGCGGTTTCGTATCCTGCTGCTCTTCTGACCTGTGCAACAGCCTTGGCATCCGATCACAGGCAGGCGGGCACAGTGGTGCTACCACTTCTTCCAGTAACTCCACCAGCTCCAGCAGCACCAACATGTCTGGTGTTTCTGGCTCTACCATTAGTAGTTCCTCTGGTAACTCCACCGGTAACTCCACAGCTGGTACTACCAGTTCCTCCACTAATAACTCAACCAGTAGTGCCAGTTCTCCCAATACTGTGACTGGTATCACCAGCACATCCAATACCTCAACCAATAGTGCCAGTTCTCCCAATACTGTGACTGGTATCACCAGCACATCCAATAACTCAACCAATAGTGCCAGTTCTCCCAATACTGTGACTGGTATCACCAGCACATCCAATAACTCAACCAATAGTGCCAGTTCTCCCAATACTGTGACTGGTATCACCGGTACCACCAATAACTCAACCAGTGGTGCCAGTTCCCCCAGTACTGTGACTGGTATCACCAGTACCAACAATAACTCAACCAGTAATGCCAGTTTCCCCAATAATGTGACTGGTACCACCAGTAGCAACAATAACTCAACCAGTAACTCCAGTTCTCCCAATACCGTGACTGGTATCACCAGTGGCAACATTAACTCAAGCAGTAACTTCAGTTCTCCCAATACCATGACTGGCACCACAGGCTTCACCAATAACTCAACTGGTAACTCTATTCTCCTCAGTGTCATTACTGGCAATACCAGCAACTCAACCGGCTCCTCCAGTGGTCTAGTATCTGGCTCCAGCTCTTCCACTAGCAATAATAATAGCAGTTCCACCTCAGGCTCGTCCTCCACCGCTACCGGTGGATCATCCACCCATTCTCATAGCTCACCACATATTAAAGATCCCACAATCAAGACAATCAGATAA